From a region of the Trichoderma atroviride chromosome 6, complete sequence genome:
- a CDS encoding uncharacterized protein (EggNog:ENOG41~TransMembrane:2 (o25-44i56-73o)) codes for MIAPHDPFKSGEAQDAGWEAGKGGLIGAAKWGVGAAIVGALAYLRSPLYRRMTVQFKVYVQISAMTLGGMIAADQRLRDYETEMRAQRRWLREKAKWDRYEQEVAANNEK; via the exons ATGATCGCGCCTCACGATCCGTTCAAGAGCGGCGAGGCACAGGATGCCGGATGGGAAGCCGGCAAGGGAGGACTTATAGGAGCAGCTAAATGGGGCGTTGGAGCGGCAATTGTGGGAGCCCTGGCCTATCTCAGATCGCCGCTCTACCGGAGAATGACCGTCCAGTTCAAAGT CTATGTTCAGATATCGGCCATGACCTTGGGTGGCATGATCGCGGCAGACCAACGCTTGAGAGATTATGAAACTGAGATGAGAGCTCAGAGAAGGTGGCTCAGAGAGAAAGCAAAATGGGACAGGTATGAGCAAGAAGTTGCAGCCAACAACGAAAAGTAA
- a CDS encoding uncharacterized protein (BUSCO:EOG092D28HS), whose protein sequence is MVTEVVNKKKEQEQEHIIKPQATTPAVDTSEWPLLLKNYDNLLVRTGHFTPIPNGSAPLKRDIKSYISSGVINLDKPSNPSSHEVVSWVKRILRVEKTGHSGTLDPKVTGCLIVCIDRATRLVKSQQGAGKEYVAIIRLHDKLPGGQAQFARALETLTGALFQRPPLISAVKRQLRIRTIHESKLIEFDNDRHLGVFWVSCEAGTYIRTLCVHLGLLLGVGAHMQELRRVRSGAMDETKHLVTLHDVLDAQWTMDNTRDESYLRRVIAPLETLLTGYKRLVVKDSAVNAVCYGAKLMLPGLLRYESGIEHHEEVVLMTTKGEAIAIGIAQMSTVEMSTCDHGVVAKVKRCIMERDLYPRRWGLGPVAQEKKKLKADGKLDKFGRPNDATPAKWTSDYKDFSVSDASAAAAAAAPATTSIPVLPSTPSKEADTKMDDAETPAGDEDKKKRKKHDGETAEEKAERKRRKAEKKAAKAAKKGGQRR, encoded by the exons ATGGTTACCGAAGTCgtgaacaagaagaaggagcaggagcaggagcacATCATCAAGCCCCAGGCCACCACTCCTGCCGTCGACACCAGCGAGTGGCCGCTGCTTCTCAAGAACTATGACAACC tCCTTGTGCGAACCGGCCACTTCACCCCCATTCCCAATGGATCTGCGCCCTTGAAGCGTGACATCAAGTCCTACATCAGCTCTGGTGTCATCAACCTGGACAAGCCCTCCAACCCTTCCAGTCACGAGGTTGTGTCCTGGGTCAAGCGAATTCTTCG CGTTGAGAAGACCGGCCACAGCGGTACCCTCGACCCCAAGGTCACGGGATGTCTGATTGTCTGTATCGACCGAGCGACTCGACTGGTCAAGTCCCAGCAGGGAGCCGGAAAGGAGTACGTTGCCATCATTCGTCTCCACGACAAGCTGCCTGGTGGCCAGGCCCAATTCGCTCGCGCCCTCGAGACCCTCACCGGTGCCCTGTTCCAGCGCCCGCCTCTGATTTCCGCCGTCAAGCGACAGCTGCGTATCCGAACCATCCACGAGAGCAAGCTGATTGAGTTTGACAATGACCGCCACCTGGGTGTGTTCTGGGTGAGCTGCGAGGCTGGTACCTATATCCGAACCCTGTGTGTGCACCTGGGCCTGCTGCTCGGTGTCGGTGCCCACATGCAGGAGCTCCGACGTGTGCGCAGTGGTGCCATGGACGAGACCAAGCACCTCGTTACCCTGCACGATGTTCTGGATGCCCAGTGGACCATGGACAACACCCGCGATGAGTCCTACCTCCGCAGAGTCATTGCTCCCCTCGAGACTCTGCTCACTGGCTACAAGCGCCTTGTTGTCAAGGACAGCGCTGTCAACGCTGTCTGCTACGGTGCTAAGCTTATGCTGCCCGGTCTCCTGCGTTATG aGTCTGGTATTGAGCACCACGAAGAGGTTGTCTTGATGACTACCAAGGGCGAGGCTATTGCCATTGGTATCGCTCAGATGTCTACGGTGGAGATGTCTACATGCGACCACGGTGTCGTCGCAAAGGTCAAGCGTTGCATCATGGAGCGTGACCTTTACCCACGACGATGGGGCCTCGGTCCTGTCgcccaggagaagaagaagctcaaggctgatGGCAAGCTTGACAAGTTTGGCCGACCCAACGATGCCACTCCCGCCAAGTGGACCTCTGACTACAAGGATTTCAGCGTGTCAGATGCCTCtgccgcggcggcggctgctgctcctgccaCCACTTCGATCCCCGTCCTGCCTTCCACACCCTCCAAGGAGGCTGATACCAAGATGGATGACGCAGAGACCCCTGCTGGTGatgaagacaagaagaagcgaaagaagcaCGACGGTGAGACTGCTGAGGAGAAGGCTGAGCGGAAACGACGGaaggccgagaagaaggctgccaaggcagcaaagaagggggggcaaagacgatga
- a CDS encoding uncharacterized protein (EggNog:ENOG41~TransMembrane:2 (o222-241i531-552o)) has translation MDLDSASRSAAAISKKRTRILLSCAPCRNSKLKCDRGQPCGQCAKKGRLDLCVYAPKPEKKRPAAKGVAARLKRLEGMVREMMDDEGGPKPQANQDAGEPVAPQVKGQVVHGDHATTYIGATHCLAMLEDIEDIKAYFDDPGESEEEFGPGDELEGPEMLLYSRGAPRNRQELLAQLPERHVVDRLVTRYFSSKSPSQHIIHRPTFTRDYVQFWQNPNQASLHWIALLFAVLTMGVFFNNFSAPDEVEGDSPFSIKDRIRQYRSAAGWALIAGKYSQPTAVTIPAFILYVEADFVLNRAAQMNCYILSGVCLRLMLKMGFHRDPSLLANISPFEGEMRRRQWNMAVQIDLLVSFHMGLPSMLGGIEADTELPRNLEDDDFDDGCKELPTPRPDSVYSTMTYAIHKSRLLRVFRKIAQQAHSLTPPSYSEVLQLDNLLKEAWNSVPSFMYVKPLEECIGEEPHQIIQRYGLASLYHKCRCVLHRRYLAEAVPKPEHDYSRNQCLDAAITLLGFQYSSWLGTRPGNVLGRSGWFMTSLAVHDFMLAAMILYLTIQNESYSDDGNGFGTAGRQRDSPSKDELIDMIQQSYDISRQVFNKLTDLKKTADTLAVMLAKVGRPVDSSASAPSSTHPSGGESSRSASSHAISSSLDVTGNVSDYATTSGYEDSSSSSGPTPFAQGHPATTAANTSTILSNGNAPMAPNIDQFDMSWMLSANNVDWRHLDASLAQNVVGDSGSDAAQTWAERLQLDDVDMITTDLWSMPSGGRSQGI, from the exons ATGGATTTGGACTCGGCCTCGAGGAGCGCGGCGGCCATCTCAAAGAAGCGCACGCGGATTCTGCTCTCGTGCGCGCCATGCCGAAACTCCAAGCTCAAGTGTGACCGCGGGCAGCCATGCGGGCAGTGCGCCAAAAAGGGCCGGCTGGATTTGTGTGTCTATGCGCCAAagccggagaagaagaggccggcGGCAAAGGGCGTTGCGGCTCGACTCAAGAGGCTGGAGGGCATGGTTCGGGAGATGATGGACGATGAGGGCGGCCCCAAGCCTCAGGCGAATCAAGATGCGGGCGAGCCTGTTGCGCCGCAGGTCAAGGGGCAAGTCGTTCACGGAGACCATGCGACGACTTATATAGGCGCGACTCACTGTTTGGCGATGCTCGAAGAT ATTGAGGATATCAAAGCCTATTTTGACGACCCCGGCGAGTCGGAAGAGGAGTTTGGGCCGggcgacgagctggaagGGCCAGAGATGCTTCTGTACTCGAGAGGAGCGCCGCGCAATCGACAAGAGCTTCTCGCTCAGCTGCCCGAACGGCATGTGGTGGATCGGCTGGTTACGCGATACTTTTCATCCAAAAGCCCATCTCAGC ATATCATTCACCGCCCGACATTTACAAGAGAT TACGTGCAATTCTGGCAAAATCCCAACCAAGCCTCGCTTCACTGGATAGCCCTCCTATTTGCGGTCCTCACCATGGGCGTGTTTTTTAACAACTTTTCCGCGCCCGACGAGGTCGAAGGGGATTCTCCATTCTCTATAAAGGACAGAATCAGGCAGTACCGCTCAGCTGCGGGATGGGCGTTGATAGCGGGCAAATACTCCCAGCCAACGGCCGTGACGATCCCCGCCTTTATTCTCTACGTCGAGGCCGACTTTGTCCTCAACCGGGCGGCTCAGATGAACTGCTACATCCTGTCGGGCGTCTGCCTGCGGCTGATGCTCAAGATGGGCTTCCACCGAGACCCGTCCCTCCTCGCCAACATCTCCCCCTTTGAAGGCGAGATGCGCCGGCGGCAGTGGAACATGGCTGTCCAGATCGACCTCCTCGTCTCTTTTCACATGGGACTGCCGAGCATGCTTGGTGGGATCGAGGCCGACACAGAGTTGCCTCGCAACCTagaggacgacgactttgatgatggctGCAAGGAGCTACCAACACCACGACCCGACTCGGTCTACTCAACCATGACTTATGCCATTCACAAGTCTAGGCTCCTCCGGGTATTCAGGAAAATCGCCCAACAAGCCCATTCGCTAACGCCGCCGAGCTACAGCGAAGTGCTACAACTAGACAACCTCCTCAAGGAAGCCTGGAACAGCGTCCCCTCATTCATGTACGTCAAGCCGCTGGAAGAGTGCATCGGCGAGGAGCCCCACCAGATCATCCAGCGATACGGACTCGCCTCCCTATACCACAAGTGCCGCTGCGTCCTGCATCGCCGCTATCTCGCCGAAGCCGTGCCAAAGCCCGAGCACGACTACTCGCGGAACCAATGCCTGGATGCCGCCATAACACTACTGGGCTTTCAGTATTCCTCTTGGCTGGGGACCCGGCCTGGAAACGTCCTCGGCCGCTCTGGCTGGTTCATGACCTCGCTGGCGGTGCATGACTTTATGCTAGCGGCCATGATATTGTATCTCACCATTCAGAATGAAAGCTACTCGGACGACGGCAATGGCTTCGGCACGGCAGGCAGGCAGAGGGATTCGCCGTCCAAGGACGAGCTGATTGACATGATTCAACAATCGTATGACATCAGCCGTCAGGTATTCAATAAATTGACGGATCTAAAGAAGACGGCGGATACGCTGGCCGTCATGCTGGCCAAAGTTGGGAGACCAGTCGACAGCAGCGCCTCAGCTCCATCAAGTACGCATCCAAGTGGAGGGGAATCGTCCCGGTCAGCATCCAGCCATGCAATATCATCCTCTCTGGACGTAACTGGAAATGTGTCTGACTATGCAACCACTAGTGGGTATGAAG ATTCCTCCTCAAGCTCTGGGCCAACTCCATTCGCCCAAGGACACCCAGCCACCACTGCCGCCAATACGTCAACCATTCTTAGTAACGGCAATGCGCCAATGGCACCTAACATTGACCAATTTGACATGTCGTGGATGTTATCTGCGAATAACGTAGACTGG AGACACCTTGATGCTTCCCTCGCCCAAAATGTGGTGGGCGACTCGGGATCCGACGCTGCTCAGACGTGGGCGGAGAGGCTACAGCTCGATGATGTGGATATGATAACCACTGATCTTTGGAGTATGCCTTCAGGAGGGCGAAGCCAAGGAATTTAG
- a CDS encoding uncharacterized protein (EggNog:ENOG41~TransMembrane:1 (n4-15c20/21o227-247i)~SECRETED:SignalP(1-20)) has translation MLRLLTSFAAVGAVLPAAEAIIVAPNSPCSVNCGNVLDATTPADVVCKTDEYTGGYDNGAGTVFQGCVQCELNSGYATDGNYTDNMAALYNLRYAVSYCVFNEPKHDDYINNPCTTSKACGVFADAIAYHNLSAKYDDFGYCDIWPAGDTVDFNGCIQCLQVNDKYSANFVTALEAGCQQKPAAGDKLGLQGNLFSSNVVNITTPTQTPEVNPAWFDHGPLGLGGKVGIAVGGFILLLILAGAAVICRGRRRRKAFLKKLQVNMPPMASNHGGWPSMPMSHDTGETPVSQRPLRNWDDSPVTMNTEKNFPRYFSPYSSQYTSPVSATDVNHMAWPEPVLGSPRALREIGLALGSAVDVNNTANNGGSERWPLSPEDKGKMKDESYEMQHVDSAGGSGSVAPDKRALQVETPILGHPGYGRNSDSPPRHYDVNGPSA, from the exons ATGCTACGCCTCCTCACGAGCTTCGCTGCCGTTGGCGCCGTGCTGCCGGCggccgaggccatcatcgTTGCGCCAAACTCGCCGTGCTCGGTCAACTGCGGCAACGTCCTGGACGCGACGACCCCCGCCGACGTTGTCTGCAAGACGGATGAGTACACCGGCGGCTATGACAATGGAGCCGGCACCGTGTTCCAGGGCTGTGTCCAATGCGAGCTGAACAGCGGGTATGCCACCGACGGCAATTATACCGACAACATGGCGGCACTCT ATAATCTGCGGTATGCCGTATCATACTGCGTCTTCAATGAGCCGAAGCATGATGATTACATCAACAATCCGTGTACCACGAG CAAGGCCTGTGGCGTCTTCGCCGATGCTATTGCGTACCATAACTTGTCAGCCAAGTATGACGACTTTGGTTACTGCGATATATGGCCCGCGGGCGACACCGTCGACTTCAACGGCTGTATACAGTGCCTCCAAGTGAATGATAAGTACTCGGCAAATT TTGTTACTGCTCTCGAGGCTGGATGTCAACAGAAGCCGGCCGCTGGAGATAAACTGGGACTCCAGGGCAACCTCTTTTCAAGCAATGTCGTCAACATCACTACTCCCACACAAACGCCAGAAGTAAACCCAGCCTGGTTCGACCATGGACCTTTGGGTCTGGGTGGAAAAGTTGGCATCGCCGTGGGAGGATTCATTCTCCTACTCATCCTCGCCGGTGCCGCCGTCATCTGCAGAGggaggagacgaagaaagGCATTTCTCAAGAAGTTGCAGGTCAATATGCCACCGATGGCTTCCAACCATGGCGGCTGGCCGTCGATGCCTATGAGCCATGACACTGGCGAAACGCCTGTTAGCCAGCGTCCTCTCCGGAACTGGGACGACTCCCCCGTGACCATGAACACCGAGAAGAACTTCCCTCGATACTTTTCGCCATATTCATCTCAATACACCAGTCCCGTCAGTGCGACAGACGTCAATCACATGGCGTGGCCAGAACCAGTTTTGGGCTCTCCTCGCGCGCTGCGGGAGATTGGCCTCGCTCTTGGTTCGGCAGTTGATGTTAACAACACAGCTAATAACGGAGGCAGCGAGCGATGGCCCTTGTCGCCTGAGGATAAGGGCAAGATGAAGGACGAATCATACGAAATGCAGCACGTCGACAGtgctggcggcagcggcagcgtgGCTCCAGACAAGCGCGCTCTCCAAGTTGAAACTCCAATTCTGGGGCATCCCGGCTACGGGAGAAACTCTGATAGCCCGCCCAGGCATTATGATGTGAATGGGCCCTCTGCATAG
- a CDS encoding uncharacterized protein (EggNog:ENOG41~TransMembrane:1 (n9-20c25/26o232-254i)~SECRETED:SignalP(1-23)), producing MGYISIRRGALSLFIVAPALTQALRVSPNSPCTSVCTDSNFSQSDPTFFDEQWKDIVCTDTAFDGTPQGKKLESCFTCLQNSTYTHGSESDQDWFLYNLRYSASYCMFGYPNSTGFDSGPCTTTVGCGSLSDALELSIKNPTSLTPYDYCDVNGGAITSNQVQGCLQCIQADGEHEYMSNFLLALQGACQVKPTSDSVLVLNKPLFGNDTVQVVSSSSSSDNKGPTISTSTIVGIVVGGVVLLALIAGFTFVCIRKRRNRAKEQDRASGYSFRCQTRVTPVTPRFPESAQTDDNFHGNEKAHVMVSNGIPIGANVYPQAQYPWNSQSSLNVTISRQDSAIMRPSVITSLPPPPSAHISPRLSSPDDYSTPASAVSTRSSAPLLATPQRGYSPSPHLAQSSWSLSPRPNRLDKRWEDENQGFGNALGLVSKKKNQTNAVSPVQSEVIQTSFPPPPTR from the exons ATGGGTTACATATCAATTCGTCGTGGAGCTCTTTCTCTATTCATCGTTGCTCCGGCATTGACGCAAGCCCTGAGAGTCTCGCCAAATTCACCATGCACAAGCGTCTGCACCGATTCCAACTTCTCACAATCGGACCCAACCTTCTTCGATGAACAATGGAAAGACATTGTCTGCACCGACACAGCCTTCGATGGTACGCCACAGGGGAaaaagctggagagctgcttCACGTGCCTACAGAATAGCACTTACACCCATGGCAGCGAGAGTGACCAGGATTGGTTCCTCT ATAACCTACGGTACTCTGCCAGCTACTGCATGTTTGGCTATCCCAACAGCACTGGTTTCGACTCGGGCCCTTGTACGACGACCGTGGGGTGTGGAAGCCTCTctgatgcccttgagctAAGCATCAAGAACCCAACGAGCTTGACCCCTTATGATTATTGCGATGTCAATGGGGGTGCCATCACCAGCAATCAAGTTCAAGGATGCCTACAGTGCATCCAGGCGGATGGAGAGCACGAATATATGTCCAACT TCCTTCTTGCCTTACAAGGGGCTTGCCAGGTGAAGCCTACTTCAGATTCCGTCTTGGTTCTGAACAAGCCACTCTTTGGGAATGATACCGTCCAAGTTGTTAgttcgtcatcatcttccgaCAACAAAGGGCCTACAATTTCCACCTCGACAATCGTGGGCATCGTCGTTGGTGGTGTCGTTCTATTGGCCTTGATTGCAGGCTTCACGTTTGTATGCATTCGCAAACGCAGAAATCGTGCCAAGGAGCAAGACCGCGCCTCTGGCTATTCTTTCCGCTGCCAGACCAGAGTGACTCCCGTCACCCCCAGATTTCCAGAAAGCGCTCAGACCGATGACAACTTCCATGGCAACGAGAAGGCGCATGTCATGGTTAGCAATGGTATTCCCATCGGTGCAAATGTGTATCCTCAGGCCCAATATCCCTGGAATAGCCAGAGCTCATTAAACGTCACCATTAGCCGACAGGACAGCGCGATCATGCGGCCCAGCGTCATAACTAGCCTGCCACCACCTCCTTCGGCGCACATCTCTCCTCGGCTTTCTTCGCCGGATGATTACTCGACTCCAGCTTCTGCTGTTTCCACTCGGTCCAGTGCTCCTCTACTTGCCACTCCGCAGCGGGGGTATTCTCCTTCACCTCACTTGGCCCAGTCTAGCTGGTCACTCAGCCCAAGACCAAACCGCCTCGATAAGAGGTGGGAAGATGAAAATCAAGGATTCGGTAATGCTCTTGGGCTTGttagcaagaagaagaaccagaCGAACGCGGTGAGCCCTGTCCAGAGCGAGGTTATTCAGACATCTTTCCCGCCACCACCTACGAGGTAA
- a CDS encoding uncharacterized protein (TransMembrane:4 (i21-42o54-76i97-122o154-175i)), whose amino-acid sequence MAELSLDAYWRAPPIARTAATVTFGLSVAVHMGMLSGDFFIYDPQYVARIPPQIWRLVTCFLITFPNLGVLFDTFHMYMYMSQLEKGHPRLSRREDLVWYLTFVCGTILILNHLLGFGYGVMTQALLLAMAYTVTQEQRGQTTNYMFVSIPSQLVPFAMMAINLFFPGGIGIVFLQLQGLAAAHLYLFLTKIWPDVAGGRNWLETPAFIRSAVNGVTPAPQPPAGGRGSDTTSAQSSGASRGPLPDSWRTRGPGHRLG is encoded by the exons ATGGCTGAGCTTTCTCTGGACGCGTACTGGCGGGCGCCGCCAATTGCGAG AACTGCTGCCACTGTTACCTTTGGCCTGTCTGTCGCCGTGCACATGGGAATGCTTTCAGGGGATTTCTTCATCTATGATCCTCAATACGTGGCGCGGATTCCTCCGCAAATATGGCGCCTTGTAACGTGCTTCCTGATCACCTTCCCAAATCTGGGCGTCCTCTTTGACACTTtccacatgtacatgtacatgagTCAACTGGAAAAAGGTCATCCGCGATTGTCGAGACGAGAAGACCTTGTCTGGTATCTGACATTTGTGTGCGGAACAATTCTG ATACTCAATCATTTATTGGGTTTTGGGTATGGAGTAATGACGCAGgcgctcctcctcgccatgGCGTATACCGTAACTCAGGAGCAACGCGGCCAGACGACGAACTACATGTTTGTTAGTATTCCGTCTCAGCTCGTTCCAtttgccatgatggcaatcaacctcttcttcccggGCGGCATTGGTATTGTGTTTCTGCAGCTTCAGGggctggctgcagcgcaCTTGTATTTGTTCCTGACCAAAATCTGGCCTGATGTTGCCGGTGGTCGGAACTGGCTTGAGACTCCTGCCTTCATTCGGTCTGCGGTGAATGGAGTAACACCTGCGCCGCAACCACCTGCTGGAGGTAGAGGATCCGACACGACATCTGCCCAAAGCAGTGGTGCTTCACGTGGACCGTTGCCAGACTCATGGCGCACCAGAGGACCGGGGCACCGCCTGGGTTAA
- a CDS encoding uncharacterized protein (EggNog:ENOG41~SECRETED:SignalP(1-20)~TransMembrane:1 (n2-13c20/21o44-68i)): protein MISSIHVLLLALASSQTAQAFKVVPRDGANDTDSASSKGLSTAEIIGIIVGIIFIFALATCLFVVYFARQRNPPPPFYEQRYYYRQDIEASPKTMVEPWVYVAHQSHYPEFQGVARDGSIGTNGEFYNHMENAARSGHIQLTHDPRSAIHGHDNAMPAHHAYDPNAVSKQARDAISSHSLPPPQPIHKRRPGTPDSFIIRAYKSVVEDASRPSEPQALPTPGPSTSSSPSEPSSSPTLVGSSFRLELQTFLALFAQAIHTKESSTSESCASTPSWAARRRCRSSASHHTSSLERSSIR from the coding sequence ATGATCTCTTCAATACATGTCCTCCTATTGGCGCTGGCCAGTTCTCAGACTGCTCAAGCTTTCAAAGTCGTTCCAAGAGACGGTGCCAACGACACTGATTCCGCTTCATCCAAAGGCCTCTCTACAGCCGAAATCATCGGCATCATAGTCggaatcatcttcatcttcgcaCTCGCCACTTGCTTATTCGTCGTCTATTTTGCTCGCCAGAGGAACCCCCCTCCTCCCTTTTACGAGCAGCGCTACTACTATAGACAAGACATTGAGGCATCTCCCAAGACCATGGTTGAGCCTTGGGTGTATGTGGCCCACCAGTCTCATTACCCCGAGTTCCAGGGCGTTGCCAGAGACGGCTCTATTGGGACCAATGGCGAGTTTTACAACCACATGGAGAATGCCGCTCGTTCGGGCCATATACAGCTCACTCATGACCCGAGATCTGCCATCCATGGCCACGATAATGCCATGCCTGCTCATCACGCCTACGACCCCAATGCCGTCTCCAAGCAAGCCAGAGACGCAATCTCAAGCCATTctctgccgccgcctcaGCCAATACACAAACGGAGGCCGGGCACTCCCGACTCGTTCATCATCCGAGCCTACAAATCCGTCGTAGAGGACGCTTCTCGGCCGTCTGAGCCGCAGGCACTCCCTACCCCAGGGCCGTCCAcgtcatcatctccatctgaGCCCAGCTCTTCACCAACATTGGTTGGATCTTCATTCCGGCTGGAGCTCCAGACTTTCCTCGCTCTCTTTGCCCAAGCTATACATACCAAAGAAAGCTCCACCTCCGAGTCTTGTGCTTCAACCCCTAGCTGGGCGGCCCGGAGACGCTGCAGATCATCAGCTTCACATCACACCTCCTCTCTTGAGCGATCCTCGATTCGTTGA
- a CDS encoding uncharacterized protein (EggNog:ENOG41): MNEFEAFMVESIVRDVFDKFQRDEEERLRREKEERDNAEAKRFRIYNISLKYFYRWKKNAREKRLRQLRRSGREQFRAFREAQRAAQIREEQETAQRIATQKAELAALNRPDELAAIIRNNQRNKRKAEEALLASGVLSGVTNERRAVSAIFRNEYRRLSPTPSMNGSQGMRSRSGSVAGSAMSIEGGSKTRALREKLMGERPGRFQRTLPSISGDSSPPEKSRTSKVSERWRLKAMGIVQMPDGTALPESMADEIRRGFKKDTSSRASSLIRRASITSAASVRPQSPLAFKSLGDRNFSDNSLTMNHKRKRSMEIDDEIAKESIVDADPHKRVMSDADILLQELRAMRQEMEEGTTWFKSQNGRLQSEIMSRGGTPMDESGI, from the coding sequence ATGAATGAGTTCGAGGCTTTCATGGTAGAAAGCATCGTTCGGGATGTCTTTGACAAGTTTCAAagagatgaggaagaaaggttgcgaagagagaaagaggagcgAGATAATGCGGAAGCTAAGAGATTCCGGATATACAACATTTCCTTGAAATATTTCTATcggtggaagaagaatgcCCGCGAGAAACGTCTAAGGCAACTTCGCCGGAGCGGACGCGAGCAATTCCGAGCATTTCGCGAAGCTCAAAGAGCGGCGCAGATcagagaagagcaggaaaCTGCTCAACGAATCGCTACTCAAAAAGCCGAGTTGGCCGCTCTTAATCGCCCAGATGAGCTAGCAGCTATAATACGGAATAACCAACGAAACAAGaggaaagcagaagaagcgctCCTCGCATCTGGTGTCTTATCTGGCGTCACCAACGAACGAAGAGCCGTTTCAGCGATTTTCCGCAACGAATATAGACGGTTATCGCCTACTCCATCAATGAATGGGAGCCAAGGGATGCGGTCTCGTTCTGGGTCAGTTGCTGGGTCAGCGATGAGCATCGAAGGCGGTTCAAAAACACGAGCTTTGCGCGAGAAGCTTATGGGGGAAAGGCCGGGTCGATTTCAACGTACCCTACCTTCTATATCAGGCGATAGCTCTCCGCCAGAGAAATCACGGACCAGCAAAGTATCTGAGCGCTGGCGGTTGAAAGCCATGGGTATTGTGCAGATGCCTGATGGGACTGCTTTACCAGAGTCCATGGCAGATGAAATCCGTCGCGGTTTCAAGAAGGATACGAGCAGCAGGGCAAGTTCGTTAATCCGACGAGCATCAATCACCAGCGCGGCGTCTGTGCGGCCGCAAAGTCCTCTGGCCTTCAAATCTCTCGGTGACCGTAACTTCTCGGATAACTCGCTTACCATGAACCATAAAAGAAAACGGTCTATGGAGATTGACGACGAGATAGCCAAAGAGAGCATCGTGGATGCAGACCCGCACAAACGCGTCATGAGTGATGCCGATATTCTATTACAAGAACTTAGAGCAATGCGCcaagagatggaggagggcaCGACGTGGTTCAAATCACAAAACGGGAGGTTACAAAGTGAAATAATGAGCAGAGGGGGGACGCCAATGGACGAAAGCGGCATatga
- a CDS encoding uncharacterized protein (BUSCO:EOG092D3TRJ), which yields MGVAKKTRKFGQVKRVIGLKDTRLKENRLKEELKQKEKEAKRTVGGELVKEAAQLPSNMFFLHNEALVPPYNVLCDTNFLSHTVQRKLSLLDNMMDCLYAKCNPIITSCVMAELEKLGSKYRLALRIARDERWQRIECDHKGTYADDCIVDRVSKNRIYIVGTNDKALKQRLRKIPGVPIMSVARGKYVIERLPGSLPT from the exons ATGGGTGTTGCGAAGAAGACCAGAAAGTTCGGACAG GTCAAACGAGTTATCGGACTCAAGGACACCCGGCTCAAGGAAAACCGACTAAAGGAAGAACTCaagcagaaggagaaggaagccAAGAGGACAGTCGGAGGCGAGCTCGTCAAAGAAGCTGCCCAGCTGCCCAGCAACATGTTCTTCCTCCACAACGAGGCCCTGGTTCCGCCGTACAACGTCCTTTGCGATACAAACTTTCTCAGTCATACCGTACAGAGGAAACTATCATTGCTGGACAACATGATGGACTGTCTCTACGCGAAGTGCAACCCCATCATCACCTCATGCGTCATGGCCGAACTCGAGAAACTGGGCTCAAAATACAGACTGGCGCTGAGGATAGCCAGAGACGAAAGATGGCAGCGGATAGAGTGCGACCACAAGGGTACCTATGCCGATGACTGCATCGTGGACCGAGTGAGCAAGAACAGGATATATATCGTGGGAACCAACGACAAGGCCCTGAAGCAGAGACTACGAAAGATCCCCGGTGTTCCGATCATGAGCGTCGCAAGGGGCAAATATGTAATAGAACGGCTGCCGGGATCGCTGCCTACATGA
- a CDS encoding uncharacterized protein (TransMembrane:1 (o39-61i)), with protein sequence MSDWIIAIPTVQLANGVAQFAATPPHSVAGPDKYRPPDIWLHVLSILSHNSIVVYTCDILLMRP encoded by the exons ATGTCTGATTGGATCATTGCGATTCCCACAGTCCAGCTAGCCAATGGCGTCGCTCAGTTTGCCGCCACTCCGCCGCATTCTGTCGCAGGACCAGACAAGTACAGACCGCCGGATATATGGCTGCAT GTGCTCTCTATTCTCTCGCACAACTCGATCGTGGTTTATACTTG TGACATACTGCTCATGAGGCCATAA